TCCGGCGTCCGGCGGCTCGGCCGGTCCGGCGGCTCAGCTGAAGGAGTCGCCGCAGGCGCAGGAGCCCGTCGCGTTCGGGTTGTCGATCGTGAAGCCCTGCTTCTCGATCGTGTCGACGAAGTCGATGGACGCCCCACCGAGGTACGGCGCGCTCATGCGGTCGGTGACGACCCTGACCCCGTCGAACTCCTTGACGACGTCGCCGTCGAGCGAGCGCTCGTCGAAGAAGAGCTGGTAGCGCAGGCCGGAGCAGCCGCCGGGCTGAACCGCGACGCGCAGCGCCAGGTCGTCCCGGCCCTCCTGCTCCAGCAGGGCCTTCACCTTGGCCGCGGCGGCGTCGGACAGGAGGATGCCGTCGCTCACGGTGGTGGTCTCGTCCGATACGGACATCTGCTTCTCTCCCGGGTTGTACGGACACTGCTTGCCGACGTTGGCAACCGGCTGGGCTCCGGATTCATTCCGGACCGGCCCTGGCTTTCCCTTTCATGCTCGCACATGCCCTCCCTCCGGGTCATCGACCAGTGGACGGCCCGGCACCGGGAATTGCGTCACATCGACACTATGGACATCGTCAACGTGACGTGAAGCGGTTATGATAGATAGCGTCAAATAGACGAAAAGGCCTTCCGGTGCACCCCGGAGAGCCACCGGAAGCGGCTCCGCCGCCCCGATCGAAGAGTAGAAAGGGTGCGTGACGTGACCACCGCCCAGCCCTCCCTCACTGCGCCGGACGCAGCAGGGGGCCCCCAGGATGTCCAGCCGACGCCGCTCGCGCTGCTGCTGCTCGGCCGCGAGGCCGACCCCAGGAGCGAGCGGGGCGTCGAGTGCCCCGGCGACCTTCCCTCCCCGTCCGACCCGGACCTGGTGGAGCGCGCCCGCGCGGCGAAGGAGAAGCTCGGCGACAAGGTGTTCGTGCTCGGTCACCACTACCAGCGCGACGAGGTCATCCAGTTCGCGGACGTCACCGGCGACTCCTTCAAGCTCGCGAGGGACGCGGCGGCCCGGCCGGAGGCCGAGTACATCGTCTTCTGCGGTGTGCACTTCATGGCCGAGTCGGCGGACATCCTCACCGGCGACGACCAGAAGGTCGTCCTGCCCGACCTCGCCGCCGGCTGCTCGATGGCCGACATGGCCACGGCCGAGCAGGTCGCCGAGTGCTGGGACGTCCTCACCGAGGCGGGCGTCGCGGAGCGGACCGTACCCGTCTCGTACATGAACTCCTCCGCGGACATCAAGGCGTTCACCGGCAAGCACGGCGGCACCATCTGTACGTCCTCGAACGCCAAGCGCGCGCTGGACTGGGCCTTCGAGCAGGGCGAGAAGGTCCTCTTCCTGCCCGACCAGCACCTCGGTCGGAACACGGCGGTCCGCGACATGGGCATGTCCCTCGACGACTGCGTCGTCTACAACCCGCACCGGCCGAACGGCGGACTCACCGCCGAGCAGCTGCGCGACGCGAAGATGATCCTGTGGCGCGGCCACTGCTCGGTGCACGGCCGCTTCTCGCTGGACTCCGTCAACGACGTCCGCGCGCGCATCCCGGGTGTGAACGTCCTGGTCCACCCCGAGTGCAAACACGAGGTCGTCGCCGCGGCCGACTACGTGGGCTCCACGGAGTACATCATCAAGACGCTGGAGGCCGCCCCCGCCGGTTCCGCGTGGGCGATCGGCACCGAGCTGAACCTGGTACGCCGCCTGGCGAACCGTTTCGCCCCGGAGGGCAAGGAGATCGTCTTCCTCGACAAGACGGTCTGCTTCTGCTCGACGATGAACCGGATCGACCTGCCGCACCTGGTGTGGGCGCTGGAGTCGCTGGCGGAGGGGAACCTGGTCAACCGGATCCAGGTCGACTCCGAGACGGAGAGCTTCGCCAAGCTGGCCCTGGAGCGCATGCTGGCGCTTCCCTGACCCCGGCGGTCCCGCCCGCGTGCGCGGGTCCGCGCGTCGCCCCGGCACCCGGCCACCTGGTGCCGGGGCGACGGCGTCCCCCGCCTCGGCGGGAGATCCGCCCGTGCGGGAGATCCGCCCGTGCGGATCCGGGCTCCGGGGCGTGAGGCGCACCGCGGCGAAGGCGTCTCCCGCACGGGGCCACGGGCGCCTGAGGCCCGGAGGCCGGTCCGCCGGGTCGCCCGGGCCCGGTCGCGGACCGCAGGCCGCAGACCTCGGGCCGCCGACCGCGGGCCTCGGGCCTCGGGCCTCGGAGCATTCCGCGAGGAGTGCCGCCGGGTGGGGAGCGCCAATCCACTCCGGGGCGTACCGGACCGGGTGGGACCGTCAGTCCACTCCGGGGCGTACCAGGCCCGATTCGTACGCGATGACCACCAGTTGCGCCCGGTCGCGGGCGCCGAGCTTCGCCATGGCACGGTTCACATGCGTCTTGACGGTGAGCGGGCTGACCTCCAGCCGGCCGGCGATCTCGTCGTTGGGGTGCCCGCCGGCGACGAGGACGAGGACCTCGCGCTCCCGGCCCGTCAGCGCGGCCAGCCGCTCCGCGTACGGCTCGGAGTCCGGGCGCCCCGGGCCCCCGCCCTGGGCCAGGAACTCGGCGATGAGGCCCTTGGTGGCCGCGGGCGAGAGCAGGGCGTCACCGGCGGCGGCGATCCGGACGGCGTTCAGCATGTCCCCGGGTTCCGCTCCCTTGCCGAGGAAGCCGGAGGCCCCGGCCCGCAACGACTGCACGACGTACTCGTCCGCCTCGAACGTCGTCAGCATCACCACCCGGACCTCGGCGAGTGCGGGGTCGGCGCTGATCATCCGGGTGGCGGCGAGACCGTCCGTACCGGGCATCCGGATGTCCATGAGGACGACGTCGGGACGGGCCGAGCGGGCGAGCTCCACGGCCTCGGCGCCGTCCGCTGCCTCCCCCACGACCTCCATGTCGGGCTCGGAGTCCACCAGCACCCTGAACGCGCTGCGCAGCAGAGCCTGGTCGTCGGCGAGCAGCACCCTGATGGTCATCGGTCCACGTCCCCCTTCGTGCGCGCCTTGACCGGCAGTATCGCCTGCACCCGGAAGCCGCCTCCGTAGCGGGGGCCCGCGGTCAGGGTGCCGCCGAGGGCGGTGACGCGCTCGCGCATGCCGATCAGTCCGTGACCGCCGCTGCCGCCGCCGGCAGCCGGCCCGCCGTCAGCGCCCTCAGCCGCCGGCGGGGCGGAACGGCCGTCGTCGAGGACGGTGACCTCCACGGTGCCGCCCACCCGTACGACGCTCACCTCGGCCTTCGCCGCGGTCCCGGCGTGCTTGCGCACATTGGTGAGCGCCTCCTGGACGATCCGGTACGCGGCGAGGTCGACGGCGGCGGGGAGCTCGGTGCCCCGGTCGGTACGGGCCAGCTCGACCGGCAGTCCGGACCGCCGGAAGCCGTCCAGCAGCGGCTCGAGAACGGCGAGTCCCGGCGCGGGTTCGGTGGGCGCCGCCGGCTCGCCGGACTGCCGGAGCAGACCGACGGTGGCCCGCAGCTCGTCCAGCGCCGAACGGCTCGCCTCCCGCACATGGGACAGCGCCTCCTTGGCCTGGTCGGGACGCCTGTCCATGACGTGTGCCGCCACTCCTGCCTGCACGTTGACCAGGGCGATGTGATGGGCGACGACATCGTGGAGGTCGCGGGCGATCCGCAGCCGTTCCTCGGCCACCCGGCGGCGGGCCTCCTCCTCCCGGGTGCGCTCGGCCCGCTCGGCCCGCTCCCGCATGGCGTCGACGAAGGCGCGTCGGCTGCGCACGGCGTCGCCCGCGGCGGACGCCATGCCGGTCCAGGCGAAGAGGCCGAGGTTCTCCTGGCTGTACCAGGGCGCGGAGCCGAACAGCACGGCCGACCCGGTCAGCACGATCATGGTCGGCAGGCCGACCCGCCAGGTCGTCGGGCGGTCGGTGCGGGACGCGACCGTGTAGAGGGCGACCACCGCGGACATCGCGACGGGCGCGGGCGGGTCGCCGGCGACGAGTTCGGCGACGGACACGGCACCGGTGACCGCGAGCACGAGCAGGGGGCGGTCGCGCCGGAACACCAGCGCCCCGGCGGCCGTCACCATCAGCAGCAGACTGCGGAGCTCGGGCGTGCGGGTGCCGAAGGTCGGCCCGTGGGGCCCGTGGGGGTCGGCGAACGACGCGACGACCATGCAGACGAGCACCGCCGCCGCGAGGCCTGCGTCGCACGCCGTCGGATGCGCGCTCAGCCAGGAGCGCGTCGGCGCGAGCCGGCTGATTGCGGTCAGGGGTGCGGTCACGTCAGGCAACGGTACGGGGTCGGCCGCGGCGGGACACGGGCCGCGGCGGGACACGGGCCGAGTCCGCCCCGGGAAGGGACCACGCCCGGAAGGGACCGCGTCGGGGTGGGACCACGTCGGTGGGACGCGGCACGCCCGGCGGCCGGAGCGGCGGCCCGGACCTCCGGAAAGGGCCGGGCCGGTCGGGAGACCGCCGGTGACGCGGCCCGCCCGGAGCGTCGTCCGGGTGCGGGCCGGGGCCGGCGGGCGGGAACCGGGGCCGGGCTCAGCCCGGGATGAGGCCGTCGTCGCTGAGCATGGCGCGGACCTCGTCGAGCGTCGCGTCAGGGGAGGGCAGGATCAGCTCGGAGGGCTCCAGGGCGTCGTCCGCGAGCGGTGCCCCGCAGCGGCGCACCTCGTCGAGCAGGGCGCACAGGGTGCGGCGGAAGCCTTCCGCGTCACCCGTCTCCATCTCGGCGAGCAGCTCGTCGTCGAGCTTGTTCAGCTCGTCGAAGTGGCTGTCCTCCAGGGTCCACTGCCCCTCCCCCATGATCCGTACGATCATGACGCGCCGTCCCTACTGCTTGTCGAACTTGTGGCGGGTGCTGCCCTCGGCCTGATCCTGCGCCGCAGAGGCGTCGCCACCCTCGATGGCCTGCTGGGAGGTGCCCCCGGCCAGCTCGGCCTTCATCCGCTGCAGCTCCAGCTCGACGTCCGTGCCTCCGGAGATGCGGTCCAGCTCCGCCGCGATGTCGTCCTTCGCCATCCCGGTCGGGTCGTCCAGCGCACCGGACGCGAGGAGCTCGTCGATGGCTCCGGCCCTCGCCTGCAGCTGGGCGGTCTTGTCCTCGGCGCGCTGGATCGCCAGACCCACGTCGCCCATCTCCTCGGAGATTCCGGAGAACGCCTCGCCGATCCGGGTCTGCGCCTGGGCCGCCGTGTACGTGGCCTTGATGGTCTCCTTCTTGGTACGGAAGGCGTCGACCTTGGCCTGCAGCCGCTGGGCGGCGAGGGTGAGCTTCTCCTCCTCGCCCTGGAGCGTCTCGTGCTGGGTCTCCAGATCGGTGACCTGCTGCTGCAGCGCGGCGCGGCGGGACAGCGCCTCGCGCGCCAGGTCCTCGCGGCCGAGCGCCAGCGCCTTGCGGCCCTGGTCCTCCAGCTTGGAGGACTGGCTCTGGAGCTGGTTGAGCTGCAGTTCCAGGCGCTTGCGGGAGGTCGCCACGTCGGCGACGCCGCGGCGGACCTTCTGCAGCAGCTCCAGCTGTTTCTGGTACGAGTAATCGAGGGTCTCGCGCGGATCCTCGGCCCGGTCGAGGGCCTTGTTTGCCTTCGCGCGGAAGATCATCCCCATACGCTTCATGACACCGCTCATGGGCTTCGCGCGCCCCCTTCTGACGGAACTCAGCTCCAGCTTCTCCAGAACCCACAGTACGGGCCCTGCATCCATTACCGCACTGTTCGGGCGCCGATGCGCTCATCCCCGAGGACGACCTGCGGGCCGCCCCGCTCCCGCGCAAGGAGTAGGTGGCCTTCAGGGGAGGCCGCGGTGGTGCCGCACGGTACCCGCTTCTGCTTCTGCTTCTGCTTCTGCTTCTGCTTCTTGGAGACGACCGCCGTTGCCGGATCGTTCCCCAGGGGGCTGGGGCTGCCGCCCGTCACCCCGTACCCTTGTGTTTTGTGTTCCGTAGCCGTTCCAAGGAAGAGAAGGCCCCCACCGACAAGGTGACGGCGGACCTCTCCAAGCAGCCCCGCGACCCCGAGGCCCCCAAGGGCCGCCCGACCCCCAAGCGCAGTGAGGCCCAGACCCAGCGCCGCCGGGCGCAGTCGGCTCCCCTCGACCGCAAGGCGGCCATGCGCCGCCAGCGCGAGGCGCGCCGCGCCGATCTGGCCAGGCAGCGCGAGGCGCTGGCCGGTGGCGACGAGCGCTATCTGCCCGTCCGCGACAAGGGTCCGGTGCGCCGCTTCGTCCGCGACTTCGTGGACTCGCGCTTCTGCATCGCCGAGTTCTTCCTGCCCCTGGCCGTGGTGATCCTGGTGCTCTCCATGATCCGCGTGCCCCAGCTGCAGAACATCGCGCTGCTGCTGTGGCTCGGCGTGATCGTGATGATCGTGGTCGACTCGATCGGCCTCTGGATCCGGCTCAAGAAGCAGCTGAACGAGCGATTCCCGAACGAGCCGAAGCGCGGCGCGGTGGCCTACGGCCTCATGCGCACGCTCCAGATGCGCCGGCTGCGGCTGCCCAAGCCCCAGGTCAAGCGCGGAGAGCGGCCCTGAGCGCGAGCGTCTCCTCGAAGTCCGGGCAAGCCGATCAATCCGAGGACTCCGGTCAGTCCGAGCAGTCCGAGAGATCCGACAGCCCCGGGCGACCCGAGAGCCCCGGGCGACCCGAGAGCCCCGGGCGATCCGAGAGGCCCGACAGGCCTGCGAAGTCGGAGAAGTCCGATGCCTCCGGCAGAGGCGACGTCTCCGGCTTCGCCAGCGGCGCCGCCGCCTGGCTCAAGGGTCTCGGCGGACTGCGCAACACGGTCCGGCAGGAGCTCGTGGCACGGCAGCTCGACGAGCAGCTGGCCGCCCGGTTCCCCGTCGGGCAGCGGCTGCGGGTTCTCGACGTCGGCATGGGGCAGGGCACTCAGGCCCTGCGCCTCGCCCGGGCCGGGCACAGGGTCACCGGCCTGGAGTCCGACCGCGACATGCTGCAGGTCGCCCGTGAGGCCCTGGCGCACGAGCCCGAGGGCATCCGGGAGCGCTTCCGGACGATCGAGGCCGACGGCCGTGAGACGGGTGTGCACTTCCTGCCCGGCTCCTTCGACGTGGTGCTGTGCCACGGCGTGCTGATGTACGTCGAGGACCGCGACGCCATGCTGGCGGGCCTGGCCCGGATGCTGGCCCCGGGCGGTCTGCTGTCCCTGCTGGTGAGGAACGCGGACGCGCTGGCGTTGCGGCCGGGGCTGGCAGGCGACTGGAGCGCGGCGCTGACCGCCTTCGACACGGACACTTACACCAACCGCCTCGGCCTGCGGGTGCGCGGGGACCGGCTGGCATCGCTGACGGCGACCCTGGCCGGGATCGCCGCTCCCCTGCACGCCTGGTACGGGGTGCGGGTCTTCACCGACGGCGCGCCGGACGACGTGGAGCCGCCGTCCGGGGACGAACTCACCCGGCTGCTGGCGGCCGAGGACCGCGCGGGCCGGACGGACCCGTACCGCTCGGTGGCGGCACTGCTGCACCTGTGCGGAGTGCGCGGCCAGTAGCGGCACCCGAGGCCCTCGCTGCGGTTGCCGCAGGGCCGACGGGCGGAACGGACGCCGGTGCGGAACGGCACCGGTGCGGAACGGCACCGGCGTCGGCGCCTCGGGCGGGCACTCGGACCGCCTCGACTCGGGCCGGTGCCGGATCGACTCGGGTCGGGCCGGGCCGCTAGCCGCAAGAGTCGGGTCGGGTCGCCCCGGTGCCGGCTCAGGTGGCGGGGCCGCTGACGCGTCCCTCCCCACGTGAACGCCAACACATCCGACGTGTCCACGACGGACACCCCTCGTATGCCCGCCCGCGAGACCTTCCGGGCGCTCTACCGCCATTTCCGGCCCCACCGCTGGACCGTCGCGTGCGGGGCCGTCCTCGCCCTCCTCGGGGCCGCCGGCGGCCTGCTCCAGCCGCTGGCCGCGAAGGCCCTGGTGGACCGGCTCGGCGCGGGCGAATCCATCAACGGGATCCTGCTGGTGCTCACCGCGCTCGTGGTCGTCGGCACGGCGATCCACGCCGCCGGTGCCTATGTGCTGGAGCGGACCGCCGAGTCGGTCGTGCTGGCGGCCCGCCGGACGCTCATCGGCCGCCTGCTGAGACTGCGGGTGCCGGAGGTGGAGCGGACCCAGCCGGGCGACCTGATGTCCCGGGTCACCTCGGACACCACGCTCCTGCGCGCCGTGACCACGCAGTCGATCGTCTCGGCGTTCACCGGGTCCCTCTCCTTCGTCGCGACGCTCGTGATGATGGCCGTCATGGACGCCGTACTGCTCGGCGTCACCGTGGGCGTGATCGTTCTGGTCGGCGGCGCCGTCGCGCTGGCGATGCCGAGGATCGCGCGGGCCACTCAGCGGGCGCAGGAGGCGGTCGGGGAGATCTCCACCGTGCTGGAGCGGGTGTTCGGCGCGTTCCGTACGGTCAAGGCGTCGGGTGCCGAGGAGCGCGAGACCGCCGTCGTGGAGGCGGCGGCGCGGCGGGCGTGGCGGTACGGCGTGCGGACGGCCAAGTGGCAGTCGGTCGCGGGGGCGTCGGTGGGGCTCGCCGTACAGGTGTCGTTCCTGGCGGTGCTCGGGATCGGTGGGGCGCGGGTCGCGTCGGGGGCGATCTCCGTCTCCACGCTGATGGCGTTCCTGCTCTACCTCTTCTACCTGATCGAGCCGGTGACGGAGCTGGTCGAGGCGGCTTCCCAGTACCAGGTGGGCTCGGCGGCGGTCGCCCGGATCGCGGAGGCGGAGCGGCTGGAGACGGAGTTGCTGGACACGGAGCGGCTGGAGACGGAGGAACCGCGTCGCGCCGGCCCCGCCCGGCCCGGCGCTCCCGGCAAGGCGGCGTCCGTGCGGTTCGAGGACGTGTCCTTCCGGTACCGGGACGACCTGCCGTACGTCCACCGCGGCGTCACCTTCGAGGTTCCCGGCGCGGGCATGACGGCCTTCGTCGGTCCCTCGGGAGCGGGCAAGACGACGGTCTTCGGGCTCGTCGAGCGGTTCTACGAGGCGACCGGCGGACGGGTGGTGGTCGACGGGCGGGACGTACGGGACTGGCCGCTGACCGAGCTGCGCGCCGCCATCGGCTACGTGGAGCAGGACGCACCGGTGCTGGCCGGGACGCTGCGGGAGAACCTGGTCTTCGCGGCCCCCGGCGCGACGGAGGAAGAGATCCGGGACGTCCTCGTCCGGGCGCGGCTGGACGGGCTGGTGGACCGGCTGCCCGACGGGCTGGAGACGGTGGTCGGGCACCGCGGCTCCAAGCTGGCCGGCGGCGAGCGCCAGCGGGTGGCGATAGCGCGGGCGCTGCTGCGCCGCCCCCGGCTGCTGCTCCTGGACGAGGCGACGTCGCAGCTCGACGCGGTCAACGAACTGGCGCTCCGGGACGTCGTCGCGGAGATCGCCCGCGAGGTGACGGTGCTGGTGGTAGCCCACCGGCTCTCCACCGTGACACTGGCCGACCGGATCGTGGTGATGGACGCCGGGCGGGTCCGTGCGATCGGCTCCCACGCGCGGCTGGTGGCGGAGGACCCGCTGTACGGGGAACTGGCGGCGACGCAGTTCCTGTCGTCGGCGCGATGAGGACGGCGCTCCGGCGAGCCGGCAGGCCGGCGCGGGTCGGCGGGAACGGGGCCGCGGACGCCGTTGCCCCGGGGAACGCGGCCCGCCGCCCCGCGTCGGCGGAGCGGCGGGCCGCGGTTGCGGCCCCGGATGGGGTTGCGGCCCCGGGTGCGGTTGCGGCCCCGGGTGCGGGTGCGGGTGCGGGTGCGGCGGTGACCGCGGCCGCGGGATCAGCCCTCGGCGTGCAGGCTCATGGGGCCGTAGACGCGGCCGCCGTCCTCGTAGAGGAAGACCTGGTCGGCGCCGCCCTCCCGGAGCTCGCGCCAGACCTCACCGATCCAGGACTCGGCGTCCCCCTGCGTACTGAACTCCTCCGGCTCGACGGCCGGCTGGACCTCCGTCCCGTCGGACTTCTCGAACCGCCACGTCCATGCCATGTGCGCCTCCTGGTCCCACCACGTGACCGCGGTGCCGGTCGTCCTTGCCGATCACCTTGCTGCCCGCAGCGTAGCCGGGCGCGCACCCGCCGCGGGGACGCGGGAAGATCGTGACCGTGGAACTGACACTGCTCGGCACCGGAGCCCCCGCGGGGCTCCCGCGCCCCGACTGCCCCTGCGCCGTCTGCGCCACCGCCCGCGGCGACCGGGCCCGCGCCGCGACGGCCCTGCTCGTGGACGGCGCGCTGCTGCTCGATCTGACGCCCGGTGCCGCACTCGCGGCCGCCCGCGCGGGCCGTTCGCTGGTGGGCGTACGGCAGGTGCTGCTGTCGCACCCGCACAGCGGGCCCGCGGTGGAACTGCCGGCCGGGCTGCCGGCGGCCGGGCGGGTGCCGGACGGCCAGGAACTGACGCTGATCAGCGGTCACCGGGTGCGGGCGGTGGCCCTGGACTCGCCGGGCACCGGCTACGAGGTGGCGTCACTCGACGGGGAGCGGCTGCTGTACCTGCCGCCGGGCGGCGCGCCGGCCGGCGTCACGGACGGCGACCCCCTCCCCTACGACATGGTGGTGGCCGACGTGCTGGGGCGGCCGGACGGCCTGGCGAAACTGCGGGCGAGGGGCGCGGTCGGTCCGACGACCGACGTGATCGCCGTCCACATCGACCACGACGCTCTGCCCGGCCCCGAGCTGGACCGGCGGCTGGCCGCTTCGGGGGCGCGGACCGTGCCGGACGGCACGACGCTGTACGTGGGCGAGTACCAGGACGTGCCGGACGTGCCCCGGCGCACCCTCGTCACCGGCGGTGCGCGGTCCGGGAAGTCGCTGGAGGCGGAGCGGCGGCTGGAGGCCTTCCCCGACGTGGTGTACGTGGCGACGAGCGGGACGCGGGGCGGCGACGCCGAGTGGGCGGAGCGGATCACCGTCCACCGGGAGCGCAGGCCGGGGAGCTGGCGGACCCTGGAGACCTGCGACCTCGTCCCGCTGCTGGCCGGGAGCGGACCGCCGCTGCTCATCGACTGCCTGTCGCTGTGGCTGACGGACGCGATGGACCAGGTGGGCGCCTGGGACGACGAGCGCTGGGAGACGTCCGGCCGCACGGCCCTGCGCCGGCGTACGGCCGCCCTCGTGGAGGCCCTGCGCGCCACGCGCCGCACGGTCGTCGCGGTGACCAACGAGGTCGGTTCGGGCGTCGTCCCGGCGACCGCCTCGGGCCGACGTTTCCGCGACGAGCTGGGCCGTCTGAACGCCTCGTTCGCCGCCGAGTGCGAGCACGTGGTGCTGATGGTGGCGGGGCAGGCGCTGCCGCTGCGGTGATGCCGGGGACGGCGGGAACCCCGGGGGATGCCGGGGTCGGCGGGAATCCCCGCGGTTGGCGGCATTGGCGGGAATCCCCGCGGCTGGTGGGGACGCCGAGGACCGTGGGGGCGGTGGAGACACCGGGAGAGCGGGGACGGCGGGGACCCCGCGGACGGTGAGGACGCGGGGGACCGTGGGGGCTCCGGGGACGTCGGCCCGGGGGCTCTCGCCCTCCGGGACCTGCGGCGCCTTCGGGGCCGGTGCGGACGGCCGGTGCCGCGCGGCCCGAGCGCGGAACACCGCGTGCGGGCCGGTACTGTTCGGCGAATGAGCGCGCTGAATCTCGACGACTTCTCCGACCTGATCGAGCGCCCCGACAGCGGTGTGCGGCACGACGCCGAGGAACGCCGGGAGCGGCTGGCCGTGCCGCCCGGCGCTCTGGGCCGGCTGGACGAGCTGGGCGAGTGGCTTGCGGCGGCGCAGCGCGCCGTGCCGGTGCGGGCCGTCGAGCGGCCCCGGGTGGTGCTGTTCGCCGGGGACCACGGGGTGGCGGAGCTGGGTGTGTCCGGCCGTGCCGCGGGCACGGCGCACGAGCTCGTGCGGTCCGTCCTGGACGGGGTGAGCCCGGTGGCGGTGCTGGCCCGGCGGATGGGCGTGCCGGTCCGGGTCGTGGACGCCGGTCTGGACTGCGATCCGGGCCTGCTGCCGGAGGACGTCGTCCGGCACCGGGTACGGCGCGGGAGCGGGCGGATCGACACCGGGGACGCGCTCACCCGGGAGGAGGCCGAGCAGGCGGTACGCCTCGGTGTGGCGATCGCCGACGAGGAGGCCGACGCCGGCACCGACCTGGTCGTGCTCGGCGATCTGAGCGTGGGCGGTACGACACCCGCCGCCACCCTCGTGGCGGCGCTGTGCGGTACGGACGCCTCCGTCGTCACCGGCCGCGGCGGCGCCGGCATCGA
The Streptomyces tirandamycinicus DNA segment above includes these coding regions:
- the cobT gene encoding nicotinate-nucleotide--dimethylbenzimidazole phosphoribosyltransferase; protein product: MSALNLDDFSDLIERPDSGVRHDAEERRERLAVPPGALGRLDELGEWLAAAQRAVPVRAVERPRVVLFAGDHGVAELGVSGRAAGTAHELVRSVLDGVSPVAVLARRMGVPVRVVDAGLDCDPGLLPEDVVRHRVRRGSGRIDTGDALTREEAEQAVRLGVAIADEEADAGTDLVVLGDLSVGGTTPAATLVAALCGTDASVVTGRGGAGIDDLAWMRKCAAIRDSLRRARPVLGDQLALLTAVGGADLAATTGFLLQAAVRRMPVILDGVVSAACALVAQRAAFRAPDWWLAGQVSGEPAQVKALDRMALEPLLDHGVTVGEGTGALLALPLVQAAAALAAELPERPAAAGDASPAGAGSDAGDASDNLAAADGDTH